The Pseudophaeobacter arcticus DSM 23566 genome includes a region encoding these proteins:
- a CDS encoding phosphoserine transaminase, giving the protein MATQQPATRPANPRFSSGPCAKPPTFELSKLADAPLGRSHRASIGKAKLKDAIEGTREILGIPADYRIGIVPASDTGAVEMALWSLLGERRVEMLAWESFGAGWVTDVVKQLKIDAEVKTADYGQIVDLASVDCTNDVVFTWNGTTAGVRVPNADWIADDRAGLTICDATSAAFAMDLPWDKLDVTTFSWQKVLGGEAAHGMIVLSPRAVERLESYTPAWPLPKIFRMTKGGKLIEGIFTGATINTPSMLAVEDYLFALDWARSVGGLTGMIARADANAQAVFDFCEANDWIANLAEDAATRSNTSVCLKFTDARIQDGAAFAKAVAKRLEAENIALDIGAYRDAPAGLRIWCGGTVETADIQAMLPWLAWAFEAEIAAQG; this is encoded by the coding sequence ATGGCTACTCAGCAACCGGCAACGCGGCCGGCCAACCCGCGTTTCTCCTCTGGCCCCTGCGCCAAACCCCCTACATTTGAATTGTCCAAACTGGCCGACGCCCCCCTGGGTCGCAGCCACCGCGCGAGCATTGGCAAGGCCAAGCTGAAGGATGCCATCGAAGGCACCCGCGAAATCCTGGGCATCCCCGCTGACTATCGTATCGGCATCGTTCCCGCGTCTGACACTGGCGCGGTTGAAATGGCCCTGTGGTCGCTTTTGGGCGAACGCAGGGTTGAGATGCTGGCCTGGGAAAGCTTTGGTGCAGGCTGGGTCACCGATGTGGTGAAGCAACTGAAGATCGACGCCGAGGTGAAAACCGCCGACTACGGTCAGATCGTTGATCTGGCCTCTGTCGATTGCACCAACGATGTGGTCTTTACCTGGAATGGCACCACCGCTGGCGTGCGGGTTCCCAACGCCGACTGGATTGCCGATGACCGCGCCGGTCTGACCATCTGCGACGCGACCAGCGCCGCCTTTGCGATGGATCTGCCCTGGGACAAGCTGGATGTGACCACCTTTTCCTGGCAGAAGGTTCTGGGCGGTGAAGCGGCCCATGGGATGATTGTTCTGTCGCCCCGCGCTGTGGAACGGCTGGAAAGCTACACCCCGGCCTGGCCCCTGCCCAAGATCTTCCGGATGACCAAAGGCGGCAAGCTGATCGAGGGTATCTTTACCGGTGCCACCATCAATACGCCGTCGATGCTGGCGGTCGAGGATTACCTCTTTGCGCTGGACTGGGCCCGCTCGGTGGGTGGCCTGACAGGCATGATCGCCCGGGCTGATGCCAATGCGCAGGCCGTGTTTGATTTCTGCGAAGCCAACGACTGGATCGCCAATCTGGCCGAAGACGCGGCGACGCGCTCGAATACCTCGGTCTGTCTGAAGTTCACTGACGCGCGCATTCAGGACGGCGCTGCCTTTGCCAAGGCCGTGGCCAAGCGTCTGGAAGCGGAAAACATCGCGCTGGACATCGGTGCCTATCGTGACGCGCCGGCCGGTCTGCGGATCTGGTGTGGTGGCACGGTGGAAACCGCTGACATCCAGGCCATGCTGCCCTGGCTTGCCTGGGCCTTTGAGGCCGAGATTGCCGCACAAGGCTAA
- the serB gene encoding phosphoserine phosphatase SerB — MYIATLLCNPAKPCLDPALVDSLRNAWGGGEVLWLAPDIAAEFALEARPDNQWQVWEDLQNIGVDLVLQPAANRRKKMLLADMDSTMIEQECIDELAEEAGVGPSVKDITARAMNGELDFDGALIERVSLLKGLPETVITQVLDTRISLMPGGPTLLATMKAAGAYAALVSGGFTAFTTRIAAELGFDENRANTLLVADGKLTGKPGLPILGRAAKVEALEQITAKLSLSEADVIAVGDGANDLGMLLRAGSGVALHAKPSVAAQCEIRINHGDLTALLYIQGYARSDFKG, encoded by the coding sequence ATGTATATAGCCACGCTGCTTTGCAACCCTGCCAAACCCTGCCTGGATCCTGCCCTGGTCGACTCCCTGCGCAATGCCTGGGGCGGCGGCGAGGTCCTCTGGCTTGCCCCTGATATCGCAGCAGAATTCGCGCTCGAAGCCCGGCCTGACAATCAATGGCAAGTCTGGGAAGACCTGCAGAATATCGGCGTGGATCTGGTGCTGCAGCCCGCCGCCAACCGGCGCAAAAAGATGCTGCTGGCCGATATGGATTCGACCATGATCGAGCAGGAATGCATCGACGAGCTGGCCGAAGAAGCAGGCGTTGGCCCCAGTGTAAAAGACATCACTGCCCGCGCCATGAACGGTGAGCTGGATTTTGACGGCGCCCTGATCGAACGGGTCAGCCTGCTGAAAGGTCTGCCCGAAACCGTCATCACTCAGGTTCTGGACACGCGCATCTCGCTGATGCCCGGCGGCCCAACTCTTTTGGCCACCATGAAGGCTGCGGGGGCCTATGCCGCCCTGGTCTCCGGTGGCTTTACCGCCTTTACCACCCGCATCGCAGCCGAGCTTGGCTTTGACGAGAATCGCGCCAATACGCTGCTGGTGGCGGATGGGAAGCTCACCGGCAAGCCAGGTCTGCCGATCCTCGGGCGGGCGGCCAAGGTGGAAGCGCTCGAACAGATCACCGCCAAGCTCTCTCTCAGCGAGGCAGATGTGATCGCTGTCGGCGATGGCGCCAATGATCTGGGCATGTTGCTGCGCGCCGGGTCCGGCGTGGCGCTGCATGCCAAACCCTCGGTTGCGGCCCAGTGTGAAATCCGCATCAACCACGGTGATCTGACCGCGCTGTTGTACATTCAGGGCTATGCCCGCTCCGATTTCAAAGGATAA
- a CDS encoding TSUP family transporter, which produces MLEVGIETLLLLMAAGFVAGFIDAVAGGGGLITVPVLLLAGANPVTALATNKIQGLFGAATAARAYAKGGHVTLRDQAGSALIAFVASILGALLITILPTGWIRMILPVLLIGIALFFAFKKGLGDQDRARRLSPAVFAMTMVPLCGAYDGLLGPGAGSFYMLAFVSLAGYGILKATAHTKLLNLASNAGALCAFALMATPWWITGLCMGVAQIAGAQAGATLAQTKGATLIKPLLVLTSLALAIKLIWDML; this is translated from the coding sequence ATGCTGGAAGTGGGTATTGAAACCCTGCTGTTGTTGATGGCAGCGGGGTTTGTTGCCGGGTTTATCGACGCGGTTGCGGGGGGCGGTGGCTTGATCACCGTGCCTGTGCTGCTGCTGGCCGGCGCCAATCCGGTAACAGCCCTGGCCACCAACAAGATCCAAGGCTTGTTTGGCGCCGCAACCGCCGCCCGCGCCTATGCCAAAGGCGGCCATGTGACCCTGCGGGATCAGGCGGGATCGGCGCTGATTGCCTTTGTGGCCTCCATCCTTGGCGCCCTGCTGATCACCATATTGCCCACCGGTTGGATCCGGATGATCCTGCCGGTTCTGCTGATCGGCATTGCTCTGTTTTTTGCCTTCAAAAAGGGGCTTGGCGATCAGGATCGTGCCCGCCGCCTCAGCCCTGCTGTTTTTGCCATGACCATGGTGCCGCTCTGCGGAGCCTATGACGGGCTGCTGGGACCGGGAGCTGGCAGCTTCTATATGCTCGCCTTTGTCTCGCTTGCGGGCTACGGCATCCTAAAGGCAACCGCCCATACCAAACTGCTGAACCTGGCCTCCAACGCCGGGGCGCTTTGTGCCTTTGCGCTGATGGCAACGCCCTGGTGGATCACCGGGTTGTGCATGGGCGTTGCGCAAATTGCCGGCGCACAGGCTGGCGCAACCCTGGCCCAGACCAAAGGCGCCACGCTGATCAAACCCCTGCTGGTGCTGACCTCACTTGCCTTGGCGATCAAGCTGATCTGGGACATGCTTTAG
- a CDS encoding asparaginase: MTKPVPMAEVWRGSLLESLHLGHAVICDDNGQIVRSWGNADAVIYPRSSAKMIQALPLITSGAAAKYGLNTEQLALSCASHNGAHIHTDRVNSWLAQLGLGDDDFRCGPQEPDDIPARNALIKTDSSPCQVHNNCSGKHAGFLTLNQHLGAGPDYVEIDHPVQQACLTAFEEATDMASPTYGIDGCSAPNFATTVHGLARAMSWFASAADRSDRASDAAAQLVSAMVTHPDLVAGETRACTNLMRAMGGKVAVKTGAEAVFVAIIPEKKLGVAVKIVDGATRASECVIASILVGLGVLDADHPETRKYVNAPLLNRRGINCGSVRPSAEMLF; this comes from the coding sequence ATGACAAAACCGGTTCCAATGGCAGAAGTTTGGCGTGGATCCCTGCTGGAGAGCCTGCATCTGGGCCATGCGGTGATCTGCGATGACAACGGTCAGATTGTGCGCAGCTGGGGGAATGCGGATGCGGTGATCTACCCGCGCAGCTCGGCCAAGATGATCCAGGCGCTGCCGCTGATCACCTCTGGGGCGGCGGCCAAATATGGTCTCAACACCGAGCAGCTGGCGCTGTCCTGTGCCTCGCATAATGGCGCCCATATCCATACCGACCGGGTGAATTCCTGGCTGGCGCAGCTGGGGCTGGGCGATGATGATTTCCGCTGTGGACCGCAAGAGCCGGACGATATCCCGGCCCGCAACGCACTGATCAAGACCGACAGCAGCCCCTGCCAGGTGCATAACAATTGCTCCGGCAAACACGCCGGATTTTTGACCCTGAATCAGCATCTGGGCGCTGGGCCTGACTATGTCGAGATCGACCATCCGGTGCAGCAGGCCTGCCTCACGGCCTTTGAAGAGGCGACGGATATGGCGAGCCCCACCTATGGCATTGATGGTTGCTCGGCGCCGAATTTTGCCACCACGGTGCATGGGTTGGCGCGAGCGATGTCCTGGTTTGCCTCGGCTGCGGATCGCTCTGATCGTGCCTCGGATGCGGCGGCGCAGCTGGTTTCGGCGATGGTGACACATCCGGATCTGGTGGCGGGGGAAACCCGCGCCTGCACCAATCTGATGCGGGCCATGGGGGGCAAAGTTGCGGTGAAAACCGGAGCCGAGGCGGTGTTTGTTGCCATCATTCCCGAAAAGAAACTGGGGGTCGCGGTGAAGATTGTCGATGGCGCCACCCGCGCCAGCGAATGTGTCATTGCCTCTATCCTGGTGGGGCTGGGGGTGCTGGATGCGGATCATCCCGAGACCCGTAAATATGTCAATGCGCCCCTGTTGAACCGGCGCGGTATCAATTGCGGCTCTGTGCGCCCCAGCGCCGAGATGCTGTTCTAG
- a CDS encoding invasion associated locus B family protein, giving the protein MASKLARIIAGLCLAAMATTATAQQTTTDNRVGANVDWSVFQGDSPKECWGVSAPKESVNTRDGRVVAVRRSEIQLFVFYRPDNGGKGQVTFTGGYPFAPGSTVNMTIGDTEFELFTEGEWAWPATAADDSKIITAMKRGAGAVLTARSARGTQTKDSFSLLGFTAAIEDAEKRCGS; this is encoded by the coding sequence ATGGCATCGAAACTCGCCCGTATCATCGCGGGCCTGTGTCTGGCCGCTATGGCCACAACTGCAACCGCGCAGCAAACCACCACTGACAATCGCGTCGGCGCCAATGTGGATTGGAGCGTCTTTCAGGGTGACAGCCCAAAAGAATGCTGGGGCGTGTCTGCCCCCAAGGAAAGCGTCAACACCCGCGACGGCCGTGTGGTCGCCGTGCGCCGCAGTGAAATACAGCTCTTTGTCTTTTACCGACCCGACAATGGCGGCAAGGGTCAGGTGACCTTTACCGGTGGCTACCCCTTTGCCCCCGGATCGACAGTCAACATGACCATTGGCGATACCGAGTTTGAACTTTTCACCGAAGGCGAATGGGCCTGGCCTGCGACGGCAGCGGATGATTCCAAGATCATCACCGCCATGAAACGTGGCGCCGGTGCGGTGCTGACGGCGCGTTCGGCGCGGGGCACCCAGACCAAGGACTCCTTCTCGCTGCTCGGGTTTACCGCTGCAATCGAAGACGCGGAAAAGCGCTGCGGCAGCTGA
- the rlmN gene encoding 23S rRNA (adenine(2503)-C(2))-methyltransferase RlmN encodes MTANAPITQDVLTLPRKLPEGGKTNLVGMTRDQMRQALIDIGIPEKQAKMRVGQIWQWIYQWGKRDFAEMTNLSKTLRSQLEEGFEIAIPEVVSKQVSEDGTRKYLVRIAGGHEVEVVYIPETDRGTLCISSQVGCTLTCSFCHTGTQKLVRNLTAAEIIGQVMMARDDLDEWPVPGTRNTDEARLLSNIVLMGMGEPLYNFDNVRDAMKIAMDPEGIQLSRRRITLSTSGVVPEIARTAQEIGCLLAVSFHATTDEVRDKLVPINKRWNIEALLEALRAYPRLANSERITFEYVMLDHVNDSKEDAHRLVKLIEGIPAKINLIPFNEWPGAPYKRSSGNRIHAFSDIIHAAGYASPIRKPRGEDIMAACGQLKSATERARKSRKQIEAETGVKP; translated from the coding sequence ATGACTGCCAACGCGCCGATCACCCAAGACGTCCTGACCCTGCCGCGCAAGCTGCCCGAGGGTGGCAAGACCAATCTCGTCGGCATGACCCGTGACCAGATGCGTCAGGCGCTGATTGATATTGGCATCCCTGAAAAACAGGCAAAAATGCGGGTTGGTCAGATCTGGCAGTGGATTTACCAGTGGGGCAAACGCGACTTTGCCGAGATGACCAATCTCTCCAAGACGCTGCGCAGCCAGCTGGAAGAGGGTTTTGAGATCGCCATCCCCGAGGTGGTCAGCAAACAGGTCTCCGAGGATGGCACCCGCAAATATCTGGTGCGCATTGCCGGCGGTCACGAGGTCGAGGTGGTCTATATCCCCGAAACCGATCGGGGCACGCTGTGCATCTCCAGCCAGGTGGGCTGCACCCTGACCTGCTCCTTTTGCCACACCGGCACCCAGAAGCTGGTGCGCAACCTGACCGCAGCCGAAATCATCGGTCAGGTGATGATGGCGCGTGACGATCTGGACGAATGGCCCGTACCCGGCACCCGCAACACCGATGAGGCACGCCTGCTGTCAAACATCGTGCTGATGGGCATGGGCGAGCCACTGTATAACTTTGACAATGTCCGCGACGCGATGAAGATCGCCATGGATCCCGAAGGCATCCAGCTCAGCCGTCGCCGCATCACCCTGTCGACCTCGGGCGTGGTGCCGGAAATCGCCCGCACGGCGCAGGAAATCGGCTGCCTGCTGGCGGTGTCTTTCCATGCCACCACCGATGAGGTCCGCGACAAGCTGGTGCCGATCAACAAACGCTGGAATATCGAGGCCCTGCTGGAGGCCCTGCGCGCCTATCCTCGCCTGGCGAATTCCGAACGCATCACCTTTGAATATGTGATGCTGGACCATGTGAACGACAGCAAGGAAGATGCCCACCGGCTGGTCAAACTGATCGAGGGCATTCCGGCCAAGATCAATCTCATTCCCTTTAATGAGTGGCCCGGCGCGCCCTATAAACGCTCCTCTGGCAACCGCATTCATGCCTTTTCCGATATCATCCACGCTGCCGGCTATGCCTCTCCGATCCGCAAACCTCGCGGCGAAGACATCATGGCCGCCTGTGGCCAGCTGAAATCCGCAACCGAACGCGCCCGCAAAAGCCGCAAACAGATCGAGGCGGAGACCGGGGTGAAACCCTGA
- a CDS encoding LOG family protein has translation MSEDRHSRFPDAHSDRDRAEHVPQTPQSASSAYRLAFADEDFLYREELRPVRLQLELLKSQLILDEQGIESTIVMFGGARIPSPANKESARTQTLADLSHFYDEAREFARMMTQSSIKSGGRKNVIVTGGGPGVMEAGNRGAQDVGGKSVGLSIVLPHEQAPNEYVTPELSLNFHYFAIRKMHFLMRAAAITVFPGGFGTLDELFESLTLIQTGRMERVPFIMFGRAFWEKIINWEALADAGTISEQDLDLFKFVETAEEAAEIIHNWSPEPARDSLPGRER, from the coding sequence ATGAGTGAAGATCGCCACAGCCGCTTCCCGGACGCCCACTCTGACAGAGATCGCGCCGAACATGTGCCGCAGACCCCGCAGTCTGCCTCGTCGGCCTATCGGCTGGCCTTTGCGGATGAGGATTTTCTATACCGAGAGGAGCTGCGTCCGGTCCGGTTGCAGCTGGAATTGCTAAAGTCACAGCTGATCCTCGACGAGCAGGGGATCGAAAGCACCATCGTGATGTTTGGCGGCGCGCGTATTCCCAGCCCTGCCAACAAAGAGAGCGCCCGGACACAGACGCTGGCGGATCTGTCGCATTTCTACGATGAGGCGCGGGAATTTGCCCGGATGATGACGCAGAGCTCGATCAAAAGCGGTGGGCGCAAGAATGTGATTGTCACCGGGGGTGGTCCCGGTGTGATGGAGGCGGGCAACCGGGGCGCGCAGGATGTGGGGGGCAAATCTGTTGGCCTGTCCATTGTGCTGCCACATGAGCAGGCACCCAATGAATATGTGACTCCTGAGCTCAGCCTTAACTTCCATTATTTTGCCATCCGCAAGATGCATTTTCTGATGCGGGCGGCGGCAATTACGGTGTTTCCGGGGGGCTTTGGCACCCTGGATGAGCTGTTCGAGAGCCTGACCCTGATTCAGACGGGCCGGATGGAGCGGGTGCCGTTTATCATGTTTGGTCGCGCCTTCTGGGAGAAGATCATCAACTGGGAGGCGCTGGCGGATGCCGGGACGATTTCTGAGCAGGATCTCGACCTGTTCAAATTTGTCGAAACTGCGGAAGAGGCGGCTGAGATCATTCACAACTGGTCGCCCGAACCTGCCCGCGACAGCCTGCCTGGCCGCGAGCGTTAG